attttaagttttggaATATATAATCCGAAAATATTTCAGAATGTAGAATAATTAAGACTTCAAGACTGTACGATccagaaataaaaaatgacttCCATAATTTACAATCCGTAAGCTATGTGACCCTTTCTTCTTATCACCCCGTTTTCCAAAGATTCATTTTAGACATTTTTTCGCTCCACATTACTTTTGGATTCCGGATTAAAAATTCGAAAGTCTtcttagaaattatttttggcTTCCGGAGTGAATAATCTCGTAAAAATAAAGttgacatttttatatttatgggTGCATGAAGGAAAGTATGGAGGTGCATAAAGTAACCCAACAATTTATTCCTTGAGTCAGTGTACCTAAATACTAATTATCACCCCGTTTTCCAGAGATTCATTTTAGACATATTTATTCTTTCCACATTGTCTTGTACAATTTACGTACATATGGCAGcatatgtaaattaaattatgttaatttaaacatttttaaaactcATTTCAATTTATACACCAAAGATggtgtataataataataaaagattttaattctattatttttattaaaactgtTAATTATTCaaccttttttattaaaattattttttcattattagaTAATACTTTGTGCAGTGAAGAAACTTTACCCAAatacttcccatatttcttctcGTGCAtgaaaaattctttttaaatccATCAATTTCACCGGGATCTTTCAATGAACacgacaaaaataaaataaaataatacgaTTCCCTCTTTCCCTCAATCTAttcctttatatttttgacTCTCCATCGCACTGTTTCGATCCAACCCTACTGCAAAACTTTCAAACCTCTTTAATTTAGagttaaataaatcaaatcctACCACATAATTTTGAAAGTTCAATCAGATCGGAGAATTTTAATGAGAaatttatctttcaaatatcaaataattacaCAACTTTATTCtcatatttgtatatatataaacaaaatttcccAATATGGTATGAAATATCCATAACACAACACATAGTGTATTGTTTGAAGTATATATTGATGTGACTTTTAAAGGAGTGGTGACCCACcttaattatactttaaatttatatgACATTGGATTTACGATAATcaaaaagaagaattaaatCCCATCAATTTGTAtctttataagaaattattcaAGATATTATCGTCTAATGTtgtataaaaaagaatatttaattgTAGATCAAGagagaaattaaaatgaaacaaCTATAGTGATTAAACGTGTCAAAGTTttgcaaattttcaaaaacGATGTAAACTGCCTCATTATAAAgtgaaattataattgaatatttcaattgaTAAATTATGAACAGGGTAAAATTccgaataatttaatttttgagtgAAAAAAACCAACCATAAAATTAAACtcatttgattttaaaagtaaatatatataatcagctaaaaaaaatgaaaacattaaatgaCATCCTCAGGAAAAGTTTGAAAGCATAAACCCAAACTCCAACTTTTCGAACTCTGCAGCATCAACCAATCTGTTGCAAATCTTCTCTAGAAAAGATGTTCCTGCGTGTGGCTGCAGCAAATTTGCTGAGAAAACTTCGCTTTCCTGCTTCTTATGCCTTCCCTGCCTCCACTGTAACCACCACAAATGAACTTTCCGGTACGCAAAACCAGGCCTACTCTTTCATCTTAACTCTCTTGACATCACTTTCACTGCAATTTGATGGCACCCCTTACATTTTCTTATCAACAGTCTCGTTTGGATTTGCTTGTTTTTCACACGTGTATTCAACTCTCATGGTGATTGTGATCATGcctctttctttttaaattttagatggAGGGTTTTGTGTAAACGAGTGGCCTTTGCATACAATAAAATGGTTGTGAAGTATGTACTGTTATAGCACAATGATGTTATTTTCCAGGGCAACTTTGTGGCAAATCCAAATGGCAACTTTGGTGCCCTGCATCTTTTTTAGTTTTAGCTATTTTTTAGAAAGACGTTAATTTCCTTAGTGCCCATTTTGAGTTTGGTGTTTGTTGGAATTGAAAATAGAACAGATAATATCACTTCAGACTTTCACAAAAGCCCTTGCACCCATTTCCTAATTTTGAGGAAAGGAACTACTTTTTTCCTCTTtgtcattaaattttatatactaATAGGTTTTTTGCAACTCTCATCGTTGACTGTGCTGCATAGGACTCAGGTAGGATCATGGTTATTAATTGTGCACGGAGAACGGTTTTATTATCCTGCAAAGAAGATGACATTTGCCTATTCTTTGTTTTTCTGTTACTCCAGTTAAGCTCAAACTTCCCCGTTGGTACCAAACTGGTGGACATGGTTGGAGGATAAATCTTAGGGATCCCTGTTTATGGATTGTTATATCTGGACATGTAGGTATGTTTTTTCTTAAGTAGAGGCTACTCTTGTTTTgtcatttcataattttaaaattgtaaagatGCTATCTCTGTAATTCTGTAATAATTATTCCATGTCGTATTCCAATCTTTTGCTGCTAATTTTTACGGAAAAAGTTCTTTCCAGTGACAGGCAGAGAGTAAAGTTGAATCCTCTGCATCAAGGGGAAAGTTCACtatcttttaaaatgttaatctCTCAATCAATTTATTCTTTGTCCATCAATTTTTTCACCTTTACTGGCTGCTATTTCATATATACTCTTATAGAACAATGCTGCGAAAGTCTTAATCAGCTTCCTTTTCTATATTTTTGGAGAAAACTGGTCACTCAAAATTATAGGTTTCATCTCTAAGATGCTCCTCGTTAAAGACTTCATGCTTGAAGCAAGGATAAATCTTGCACCCACTTCTATGTTagcattaaatttaattaagatagTAAGGTCTGAAATCCTTTGTTTGATAATCCTGTCTAAAAGAAACTAAGATGTTAAAGTATGGAGTGTGATTTTTTATCTTTGAGTACACTCTCACTTAATACATTCCCTATATATTAAACACACTCTTGGGTAACTTAAGAATGTAATTTTGATTGACCTGTCTATTGGATTGGATGATGAGATAATATTAAGTTGATTTAAGATTTAAGATGAATTAAATACTTGGAtattaaaggaaaaattaaaatttaaatagtttgtttccttttattttGGAAATCACATTGTACATAAGCTTATGATATTACATAGGAATGAAGTTAATGTAAAATGTTCTGTGCCAATTGTCCCTGTAATTTAAGTTGACTAATATGATTTTTGTGCAGCAATGACTTTAGGAATTAGTGCCAACACAACATTTGCAGAAAATGCGACAACTGAAGCATCTTCTAACAATGACCTGGGAGATGACTTAGTTGGCTTGAGAAAGATTGAGGATGGTTCTGTCGTATCAAACATTCATACAGCAAAATGGAGAGTCTTTACTGATAAAGCGAGAGATTTTTTTCAGCAGGCAGGATGTTTCTTTGTTACGAAGTTCTATTATACAGCATGAGTAGTGGAAAAAGATTGTTGTTGACTATCTATTATTTGCCAGGGAAAACTAGATGAAGCTGAAAAACTCTTCCTTTCTGCTATACAAGAAGCTAAAGAAGGTTTTGGCGAGCAAGATCCGCATGTTGCTTCTGCATGCAACAATCTGGTCATTTTTCTTGCAATTGATATCGTTACTTtcttaaatgattatattttgataaaggAGTTTTACAGGAGAGACAAAAGGGAAATATCATAGCAAATATTTCTCAGTATTGATTATTGACTTTGTTCCTTATTACTGTAtctcttcattataaataagagTACTTACGCGTGTACACAACCCAATTACAATTTACAAGTAATCCTTTCAATACCATCCTTCAGGACTTGTCACTAATCTACTCCATGACTTTTTCCATAGAGCACTGGCCCTGACCTAGTTACTTTGACTTTCTTGGGTAATCAATACCCATTGcaacattttttctctcttgcaGTCACTTCACCCTTCGAACATTTTTTGCTCTTTAGAAGCAGTTGTGCCCTCTGAGCACTTCTTCTTAGCAGCTGTTGTTCCCTCCTTGTACTTTTTTCCCTCAACATCTATTGTGCTCTCACAGCGTCCTTGCTCTTTGGCTATTGCTACACCCTATGAGTATTTTTTCTCTCTGGCAAGCACTGTATCcttctaacattttttttctcttcagcAACCAAACCCCTTCAACATTTTTTACTTTCCGTTAGCCACTTCCCCCTTTGGGCTCTAATGCAACCCCGGAATGGGAGCTACCCTTGTTTGGTGACCATTACACCTCCTAACTCACTGTCAATTGTCACTGTGTGTCGTTAGTTCCTTGGCACATTGTCTTCACACACTTGTACAAAATTGATGTGTGAAACTTTTTGACTTTATCAGCTCTTGCAACTGACTGAATGACATGCTCGTCGAGTCTCTCATGGGGTCTCATTGAAGACATGCATAAAGTTTGGGTCATCAAAACTATGCTTTAGTTGTGTTAgaaatggactttaagcctaactcaatcctacaaaaccggtttgtagagtgaggtttgcacccacttataaagtatgaattggccttatctctagtcgatgtggaacttccaacaccCCCTCTCACGccaaggtatatacatctcgagcgtgggattagacatttttaatgggtggtccgatagcggcccgatagcgggtagaacaatatgcccaacaaacaacaaaatatcgctaggataggctctaaccatggctctgataccacgttagaagtggactttaagcctaactcaaccccacaaaaccagcttgtaggGTGcggtttgcacctacttataaagtatgaattgaccttatctctagtcgatgtgagacttccaacaagtTGGAAGAATGGTGTAAAATATATGATTTGATTACATTAAATAGAGAAATATGGTGTGACCGATTACATCAGAAAGGGAAATGTCCTAGCAAATTGATGAATGAAGCTTATTGACTTTGTCACCAATAGTTGACTAACTAACATGCTTACCAAGTCTCTCAAAGGCAATATTGAAGACATTTCCAACAAACTTAACTCACGATACAAATGCTCTAGTTTGAATGAGATTGTTAACTATATGCTATGATTACATTAAATAGGGaaatattatatgattgatTACATCAAATAGGGAAGTATCCTAACAAATATttctcattattaattattttgttcattATTACTGTATCTcttcattattataaataagtataGTCGTGTGTATACAGAATACACATTTACGAGCAATCCTTTCAATACATTTCATAAAGGCTGGAAACACAatcttctaattttttaaagCACTTATTGAGTGTGAGCCTTTACTTTTTGAAAGTGCATCTCTAATCTTCTAGTAGTTCTTTGATGCCTATGCAGCATTTCTTATCCCCAGTTGAGAAATATCttgtattttcatattttatgaattttttccTGATATTGCAGAACTATTTCTGTAGCTTTTAGATTTCTGGTAAGAACGTTGGTACATCTACAATTATGTTTTTCATGGAAAAATGGCTTAtggtatttatatttatacaaaacTTGCAATTGTCCAATCTCACATAATTTGGTGATAGTAATGGCATGCATGTGATCAACACTTTCAGCTTCTATAGtcatctatttttattatttgtatagcAGTTTGGTTGGTTAATTATTCATGAACATGATAGTTTGTTGTTTAGGCTAGTTGAGAAATAAAATGACTCTGATAATATGCACCTCATTTTGATTATTGTTCTTTCAGGCAGAATTTTACAGGGTCAAAAAGGCATTTGACAAAGCAGAGCCATTGTATTTGGAAGCCATCAATATATTAGAGGAATCTTTTGGTCCTGATGATGTACGGTAGGGTGCAATAACTGTTCCCATCATGAATAATGCTTCATGTACTTTCAATTGTATAAGTTGAGTACCATTACTAGGAACCAGAAGTTTTATACGATAAAGGAATAGGAATTATGATATATAGACCTTACGTCAATCAGGTTTAGTGCTCATTAAGGGACGTAATTGATGATCTAGAGCTTGCCTGGAAATGGGTTTTGGGAACATAATATTCTGAAAAGGAGGAACAGATGTAGATAAGAAAATACTAGAAAGTTTCAACTTAAGCCCATTGTATCAAGTAAATGAAAATTGCTGCTTCAAGATTTATGGAACAAGCCTTGAAATTTGTTGCATCTGATTTCCTAGTTCCTATAGGCAGTCAACTTTGAATATCTTGTAATCCAGTTTTTTGTGGAAGGACAAAACTTAAAGAGGTTAAGACTCTTTGATCTGCTCAACATGTGTGACAAGTTGGATGTTTATGATATGTATGCTATTGCTTGAGAGTGTATGTTTAGATATATGGTATAATTAGGGAATATTAGGGAAATCGTACCTCTTTCCACTATTTCCCTTGATAGATAGTTTCTAATCCCTAAATCTGTGATCAATTCTCTTAAACTTGTGTATAAATATGGTATTGTAATCATGGAATAAAcccataattttatattcttgtCTAAAGTAGGAACCAAAACCAAAATTGAGGTAAATTATAGGGTAAAAAATGCCTTTAAgctatatatgtgtgtgtgtatggaCATGGATATGGATATCCATATTGATTTCCACATATCCATTCTTGTCTCTAATGTTGAATATTGATCGTGTAGGGTTGGAGTTGCTGCTCACAACCTTGGGCAGTTCTACCTTGGACAGAAGAAATTGGAAGAAGCTCGGGTTAACTACGAGGTAATTAGTTGAACTCAACAATCTTGGTCTTAGTGTCGTGTTTTTTCTCTTCCATTATTGGATAAAGTATAACTTTATTCAACTCTTCTAATTAATATCCATCAATTTTACCCTGCTCTCATAAATGTCCTGTACTCTGAACTACAGGAACTAAACCCTACAAATTACCCTATGGACACTCTACTCTGGTGTTGTGGGGCATTACTTAATTGGGAAAAACACCATTGCTATTATCAACCGTATAATGTTTTTCTACAAATTGACAAGAAGTAAGCCTTACTACTTCTTGGGCCTATAACAAAGTCCCCAACTGAACACTTGTGCCTCTTATCTCGCACTCATGGCTAAAGAGAGTCTCTTAATCAAGACAATAAGGAAGGCAAAAATTAGATAAAAGCCCTTAATAAATACAAAGTTCTACAAGAGAAGGTCCCCAATGAGGTTTTAATGAACCTAAAGAAACCAAAAGACTCAACTTTCTAAGCAGTTGGAAATCTTCTGAATGTTATGTAAtgttggtatttttgttttgtacaTTTTTGGTCATTCCCTTTTTCCACTCACTTATTCTATTTGCGAACACAGTTTCATATTGTAGTTAGTCCTACTCCTTTATCTTCTTTCAGTTCTAGTGACCACCTTTTCTGCCTTTTTTTTTAACAGCGCGCTTTGAAGGTATGGAATCTAGTATTCTCAGGGAGAGACAGTTACTTTCCTCTGTATATCACCTTGTATTTCATTCTTATATCTTGACATCCtttgtgtttgatgattgaGGTTGTATCCTGTCTTGATTATAGCATGTGATAATGTCTATTGATTCAGATAAAAAGGCGTGTTCTGGGTTATGGCCATTCAGAATGTTCAGATACAATGTTTCATCTAGGAGTGGTAATTATGTGTCCTTTTGCATTActattttttgttcttgtttgttCTGTTAAAGTAGTCTAATACTGTCTTTAGAAACAAGAAATTTAGATTTTGGAATATTCATCTTCGGatccaaataaaaaacaaagatagTGTTTGGTTAATTCAGTTGACATGCTTCTTCACTATTAATTTCCAACTTTCCACCTTCTTTTtctatttactatttttaataatttggaaaggaaaatgaaagcaacaaaaaaaatttccacCATTTCCTTTACTACAACATCTTAGAAACAGGAAATTTTATGAAACAGTGGCATTTTTATCTCCACTAGGTTGAAAAAATTGAGTTGAAGATAAAAACAGCTTTTTATAGATTTAGTCTTTCACTACTATTTTCACATAAGTTAGACATGCTACCACAAAAGTTTAACcccaaaaatgagtgaaaatgAGGATGGAAAGTGGTTTATTTGTTTTAGAATGAAGGGGAGAAACAAGTACGGATTTTTCATAGATATTCTCATTACCTGCTCTTTTGTAAAGCTATGCGAGAACTTTTATGCCATAGGTTTTACatgtatttctaattttttttttctttaattggaATAAAAAAGGGTATCTACTTTCTGTTCTTAGTAAACTTCTTTTACCAGAAACAAAAGAGTTGTGAATTAAGGTGATGCTTGAAGGAGCAGTGAAATAAGTTTGTTTTAGATATACATGTTCAGTCTGTGCTGTGAAGCAATGCTCCATAACATTGtgctatatataaaaaaaatctgaaatttaaaaGGATAATCTATGTAATTTCGTTGGCATATAatagttttctttcttcttttaggTGTAGTGCTTATTAGGGGGTTTGGAATGCAATTGCTTCGTTGTgaacttatttttctctttgacGCTTATTTTAAGTTGGAATTTTTGCTCAACTGAGGATCTTAGTCTACAATAATTGTGTTCAGGTGTTGTATCTTCAAGGTAAAGAAAGGGATGCTGAGGTCCTTATTAAGGACTCTATAAGAATGCTGGAGGTATGTAGAACATCTTTATCTAACTTCAATTTTCCCCCACATTGGTAGTTGGTAATTGTTATTAGTATTGTCAGTTGTGCTTAATCTAATTTGTTTATGAATGTAGGAAGGTGGTGAAGGGGAGTCATCTGTATGCATTAGAAGACTACGTTACCTCTCACAGGTGGCCTTTTAAGCCTTTTTCCTCGCAAATAatctttgataaaaaataacatcCCTTCCAAAAAAGCATATATGTGAAcaattacatattattttttgggtgtcaatcaattaaaaatcaCCTATATGACTTTTAAGGTAATTATTACAGAAGTCAACAATCCTATCATACACAACAATATGAAAAACCTTTACactgtatatttatatatgttggcaaagatgaaattttatttttatcttgaatATTTTCCAATTGCCTTGGAGGTTGAACCACACAGTGCAgtgatataaatataaacttgaACTATCTCGTGGGAATCAATTTAAGGCCAGTTATAATAGTTATTGGCAAAAAGTTggatgaataatttattatcggaatttataataatagtaatagcTGTCATTAGCAGTTTTGTATTGTTAGAATATGTTCAGCTGCAAATCTTGTGCTGACAGTTAAGGGCAGAAAGTTAGGAGCtgtttgcattttttttatgaggCTGTTGCGTATCTTAAAATGTGTAATTGTGTAAATAGAATGATACATCACGTTTTTGTCTTTAAAGACTGAGAACTAATCTATTTAGGAGTCTGCGACTTGGGGACTCCCGGGAGACAGCAGATACTGTTATGTTTTAAGCATTTTATCTGTTTTAGTGATTCTGTTCAGTTAGTGTTCTATTACTGTCTATAAGTGGAGAAAGGAGGCCTAAAACCTATTTCACACAATCCAAGTTGATTTGAAGGGTAAAATATTGACTACATATGTGTTCTCAGATACAActaaataatagataaaaattattcttGTTTCTTCACCAAACGACCTTTAAATTTGAGAAGAGCTGGTTCTTGGCTCGCTATAGGGTATTTTTACCAATTTGTAAGGAGTTTGGTATTCTTCACATTCTTcgaaatataattataaattccaGCATATAAAGCCAAAATGAGTCTGTGCATTGTTCAGCCCTCAAAGTGGATCTGTTTCTGTTTATTAATTCCCATATTATCTTTCTTAATTATATCTACTTATTGCTATATTCTTTTAGATATATATGAAGTCACATCAAGTTGCTGAAGCTGAGATGGTTCAGAGAAAGATCCTGCATGTTATGGAATTGTCAAAGGTTATTTTGTGAACTTCTTTTGTTTGCTCTGTAT
This sequence is a window from Vigna angularis cultivar LongXiaoDou No.4 chromosome 2, ASM1680809v1, whole genome shotgun sequence. Protein-coding genes within it:
- the LOC108327022 gene encoding uncharacterized protein LOC108327022 isoform X3, with translation MDCYIWTSMTLGISANTTFAENATTEASSNNDLGDDLVGLRKIEDGSVVSNIHTAKWRVFTDKARDFFQQGKLDEAEKLFLSAIQEAKEGFGEQDPHVASACNNLAEFYRVKKAFDKAEPLYLEAINILEESFGPDDVRVGVAAHNLGQFYLGQKKLEEARVNYERALKIKRRVLGYGHSECSDTMFHLGVVLYLQGKERDAEVLIKDSIRMLEEGGEGESSVCIRRLRYLSQIYMKSHQVAEAEMVQRKILHVMELSKGWNSLATVIAAESLALTLLASGNTKDSKDLLERCLNARKNLLPSDHIQIGANLLHLARVAMLDCGQHKMLDVSKAEAELDMAKNHLHNSIRIARECLRKVSKQKDKLKRYSEPGDSRKEGQAALAILLQSLNTLSSVELEKQELQKIQEGNINLEAQEALLQCISAYKEFVSERSIADTPEIKNEYLSCLKRAQNFLGHKIH
- the LOC108327022 gene encoding uncharacterized protein LOC108327022 isoform X2 produces the protein MFLRVAAANLLRKLRFPASYAFPASTVTTTNELSVKLKLPRWYQTGGHGWRINLRDPCLWIVISGHVAMTLGISANTTFAENATTEASSNNDLGDDLVGLRKIEDGSVVSNIHTAKWRVFTDKARDFFQQGKLDEAEKLFLSAIQEAKEGFGEQDPHVASACNNLAEFYRVKKAFDKAEPLYLEAINILEESFGPDDVRVGVAAHNLGQFYLGQKKLEEARVNYEIKRRVLGYGHSECSDTMFHLGVVLYLQGKERDAEVLIKDSIRMLEEGGEGESSVCIRRLRYLSQIYMKSHQVAEAEMVQRKILHVMELSKGWNSLATVIAAESLALTLLASGNTKDSKDLLERCLNARKNLLPSDHIQIGANLLHLARVAMLDCGQHKMLDVSKAEAELDMAKNHLHNSIRIARECLRKVSKQKDKLKRYSEPGDSRKEGQAALAILLQSLNTLSSVELEKQELQKIQEGNINLEAQEALLQCISAYKEFVSERSIADTPEIKNEYLSCLKRAQNFLGHKIH
- the LOC108327022 gene encoding uncharacterized protein LOC108327022 isoform X1, which codes for MFLRVAAANLLRKLRFPASYAFPASTVTTTNELSVKLKLPRWYQTGGHGWRINLRDPCLWIVISGHVAMTLGISANTTFAENATTEASSNNDLGDDLVGLRKIEDGSVVSNIHTAKWRVFTDKARDFFQQGKLDEAEKLFLSAIQEAKEGFGEQDPHVASACNNLAEFYRVKKAFDKAEPLYLEAINILEESFGPDDVRVGVAAHNLGQFYLGQKKLEEARVNYERALKIKRRVLGYGHSECSDTMFHLGVVLYLQGKERDAEVLIKDSIRMLEEGGEGESSVCIRRLRYLSQIYMKSHQVAEAEMVQRKILHVMELSKGWNSLATVIAAESLALTLLASGNTKDSKDLLERCLNARKNLLPSDHIQIGANLLHLARVAMLDCGQHKMLDVSKAEAELDMAKNHLHNSIRIARECLRKVSKQKDKLKRYSEPGDSRKEGQAALAILLQSLNTLSSVELEKQELQKIQEGNINLEAQEALLQCISAYKEFVSERSIADTPEIKNEYLSCLKRAQNFLGHKIH